In the genome of Catenulispora sp. EB89, the window CGCCTCGGCGCCGACCGGTTCGGACCGCTGAACCGCGGGCCGATCGTGCAGCGCGCCGTCGTCGACCTCGAGTCCGACGTCCTGGAGCCGCTGCGGTACGGATCGCTGCTGCTGGCCGGCGACGCGGCGAGCCTGATCAGCCCTTCGGCGGCCAAGGGTGCGAACCTCGCGGTGCTGGAGGCGGAGCTCCTGGCCGAGGCGATTGTCGCAGACCTCGTACATGGTGATCCCGAGCCGCTGGAACGGTATTCGCACCGCTGCCTGGAGCGCATCTGGCGAGCCCAGGAGTTCTCCGGATGGATGGTCCGGCTGCTGCACGGAACCGCCGGCGCCGACGGTCTCGGCGCGGACGGCTTCACCAATGCCCTGCGATACTCGCGGCTGGAATCGCTGCGCACCTCACGGAGCCACCAGGACTGGTTCGCCGAGAACTATGTAGGCGTCTGAGCGCTCCCCCCCAATCTCCTGAAGAACACGCGCGTCCAAGGCGGACGCGCGATCCGCGCAACCCCAGAAACGAGGAAGCGTCCTTTCATGCTGACCGCCTTTCCCGACACGGCCCACCTGCGCACGACGGCCGATCTCGTCCGCGACCAGGACACCGCGTCGCTGTTGGCACTGCTCCTGCCCGGGCTCGACGGATCGGAACTGCGGTCGCTCACCGAGCGCTGCCGCTTCACCCACGCCGCGGTCCTGGTCTTCCCGCCGGACTGGGAAACGCTGCACGCCGAACTGGCGGCGTGCGGTCTGGCCGCCGACGTCGATCCCACGCCCAGCGTCGTGGTCAAGGAGCGGCTGGCGGCCCGGCACCGCCGCGACCCGGCCGCCCTCGACGTCCGGATCCTGCGTCCGCCGGTCCGGGGCCGCGGCGGCGAGCCCCGGACGGTCGAGGTGTTCGCGCTGCCGGTGCCGCCCGGTTCCGGCCTGGCGGAGGTCGCGGACGTCGAGCGGGCCCGGCAGCACGAGGCGCACGTGGCGTTCGACGTGGACCGCGCCGATCCGCTGCTGCTGACCGGCTTGCGCGCGATCCTGATGCGGCACGGCGCCACCCCGGACGGCGGCGGCTACAACCTGCACGAGAACGGCACGGTGTTCTACTTCGCCACGCCGCCCGATTCCAGGTCGGGCCATCGGCGGATGGAGCTCTACGCGAGCGGCGACTTCCGGGACGTGCTGGCCGTCCACCTGGTCGAGCAGCAGGCGGACCAGGATGCTGAGAAGCTGCTGCGCTTGATGACCGGGGCGTGGACCACCCAGGCGTTGGCCGCGTTCGCCGAACTGGGAGTCCCGGACGCCCTGGATACCGAGCTCGGGACCGAGCTCGACGTCCTGGCCAAGCAGACCGGGCTGCACGCCGACAGCCTGAACCGGCTGCTGCGGTATCTGGCGATGATGGGGGTGGTGCGCCGGGACGCCGGGAGCGGCGGTGGCGGCGACGGGATCGACGGCAGCAGCGGTGACGGCGGCAGCGATGGCAGCGGCAGCGACGGCAGTGACGGCAGTGGCGACGGCGGCAGCTGGCGG includes:
- a CDS encoding methyltransferase, producing MLTAFPDTAHLRTTADLVRDQDTASLLALLLPGLDGSELRSLTERCRFTHAAVLVFPPDWETLHAELAACGLAADVDPTPSVVVKERLAARHRRDPAALDVRILRPPVRGRGGEPRTVEVFALPVPPGSGLAEVADVERARQHEAHVAFDVDRADPLLLTGLRAILMRHGATPDGGGYNLHENGTVFYFATPPDSRSGHRRMELYASGDFRDVLAVHLVEQQADQDAEKLLRLMTGAWTTQALAAFAELGVPDALDTELGTELDVLAKQTGLHADSLNRLLRYLAMMGVVRRDAGSGGGGDGIDGSSGDGGSDGSGSDGSDGSGDGGSWRLTRLGALLRADDSHSMRSLALMYAGTFYQSFTGLTHTVRTGRDGFEHVFGTHHFEHFARHPGLTDLFQQSMAASALMFDPVADHPVFAAAVANAAARRRPATVVDVAGGTGALLGRILTAHPALRGALLERPHVVPAARQAMQAAGCADRCGYHVGDFADVPAGADVYLLSRVLHDWDDERCREILRHCAKAMPEHADLLVLERVLPVGTVPSLAGSWDLHMLCNVGGRERHTGHYARLLSEAGLELVAHSPLPLEGRLLHARKASRA